The following are encoded in a window of Rubrobacter naiadicus genomic DNA:
- a CDS encoding MarR family winged helix-turn-helix transcriptional regulator: MSVRLGERIGRELARGAGLSEAEFEILEALVEAGEEPVRALALRCGLEWEKSRLSHQLRRMERRGLVVREECPEDRRGAVVRVTEVGRSLARRARERYELVVRRYVVEALTEEQLEALGDIAESVLAGLKEKDEV; the protein is encoded by the coding sequence ATGAGTGTGCGGTTGGGCGAGAGGATCGGGCGGGAGCTCGCTCGGGGGGCCGGGCTTTCGGAGGCCGAGTTCGAGATACTCGAGGCGTTGGTCGAGGCGGGGGAGGAGCCTGTGAGGGCGCTCGCCCTGCGCTGTGGGCTCGAGTGGGAGAAGAGCCGGCTCTCCCACCAGCTCCGCAGGATGGAGCGGCGGGGGCTCGTCGTACGGGAGGAATGTCCGGAGGACAGGCGGGGGGCGGTGGTTCGGGTGACGGAGGTCGGGCGGAGCCTCGCCCGGCGGGCCAGGGAGCGCTACGAGCTGGTGGTGAGACGTTATGTGGTGGAGGCTCTGACCGAGGAGCAGCTGGAAGCTCTGGGGGACATCGCGGAGAGCGTGCTCGCCGGTTTGAAGGAGAAGGACGAGGTTTAA
- a CDS encoding sugar phosphate isomerase/epimerase family protein: MMLVGINLEGCFMVGCEELSGAVSELWEAEPDFIEVAPHLLGVILGGRLEETRVEEVRRVLLETGPSYTVHAPHRINLMSSDPVERELHLEVLKSSVRFASEIGARVVVCHAGLRRNARDGGVSLDEQLEGERRALAEAGDLAQSLRVTIAVENTYPEPSLLRGDLYAYAVRPSALAAQLAVLDHPAVRMCLDVGHAAIAASAYGFDLVGECRAAAPMVHHVHLHDNFGVPDYHAEPLVSERWALGRGDLHLPPGRGRLPLSEVLRALEPRGGHTCCVELAPPARPAVRPALRAARELVRRKAAPVA, from the coding sequence ATGATGCTCGTGGGGATAAACCTCGAGGGTTGCTTCATGGTGGGGTGCGAGGAACTCTCCGGAGCCGTGAGTGAGCTCTGGGAGGCCGAGCCGGACTTCATCGAGGTCGCACCACACCTGCTCGGGGTCATTCTCGGTGGGCGTCTGGAAGAGACCAGGGTGGAGGAGGTGCGCCGGGTGCTCCTCGAGACGGGGCCGTCGTACACCGTTCACGCTCCGCACAGGATCAACCTCATGTCTTCCGACCCGGTGGAGCGTGAGCTGCACCTCGAGGTTCTGAAGTCCAGCGTGAGGTTCGCCTCCGAGATCGGAGCCCGGGTCGTGGTGTGTCACGCCGGGTTGCGCAGGAACGCGCGCGACGGTGGCGTAAGCCTCGACGAACAGCTCGAAGGCGAGCGGCGCGCGCTCGCCGAAGCCGGAGATCTCGCCCAGAGTCTGCGGGTCACCATAGCGGTCGAGAACACCTATCCGGAGCCTTCGTTGCTGAGGGGGGATCTGTATGCCTACGCCGTGCGCCCGTCTGCGCTCGCGGCCCAGCTGGCCGTCCTCGATCACCCGGCGGTTCGCATGTGTCTGGACGTCGGGCACGCGGCCATCGCCGCGAGTGCTTACGGGTTCGACCTGGTGGGGGAGTGCCGGGCCGCCGCGCCTATGGTGCACCACGTCCACCTGCACGACAACTTCGGGGTGCCTGATTACCACGCCGAACCCCTCGTCTCGGAGCGCTGGGCCCTGGGGCGCGGGGATCTACACCTTCCACCAGGCCGGGGCAGGTTGCCGCTCTCTGAGGTCTTGCGCGCTCTGGAGCCCCGCGGCGGGCACACCTGTTGCGTAGAGCTCG